A DNA window from Drosophila pseudoobscura strain MV-25-SWS-2005 chromosome 2, UCI_Dpse_MV25, whole genome shotgun sequence contains the following coding sequences:
- the Inx3 gene encoding innexin inx3 produces MAVFGMVSAVSGFIKIRYLLDKAVIDNMVFRCHYRITTAILFTCCIIVTANNLIGDPISCINDGSIPMHVINTFCWITYTFTIPGQQHRQIGTDVAGPGLGNEYGQEKRYHSYYQWVPFVLFAQGLMFYIPHWIWKNMEDNKIRMITDGLRGMVSVPDDYRRERQDRILKYIENSLNTHNGYSFAYYICELLNFVNVIVNIFMVDKFLGGAFMSYGTDVVKFSNMDQDKRFDPMIEIFPRLTKCTFRKFGPSGSLQKHDTLCVLALNILNEKIYIFLWFWFIILATISGVAVLYSLMVIMMPTTRETIIKRSYRSGQRKEIACLVRRLEIGDFLILHFLSQNLSTRSYYDMLQQLCSRLGTSRTPSAPSTLEMNPISHPIYPPVQNFAGGKETET; encoded by the exons ATGGCTGTCTTTGGCATGGTCTCGGCCGTGTCCGGCTTCATCAAGATACGCTATCTGCTGGACAAGGCGGTCATCGATAACATGGTATTCCGCTGCCACTACAGGATCACAACAGCCATACTCTTCACCTGTTGCATCATTGTTACGGCCAACAACCTCATCG GCGATCCCATAAGCTGCATCAACGATGGCTCCATACCGATGCACGTGATCAACACATTCTGCTGGATCACGTATACGTTCACGATACCCGGACAGCAGCACAGGCAGATTGGCACGGACGTTGCCGGCCCAGGATTGGGGAATGAATATGGCCAGGAGAAGCGCTATCACAGCTACTACCAGTGGGTGCCATTCGTGCTGTTCGCTCAG GGCCTCATGTTCTATATTCCCCATTGGATTTGGAAGAACATGGAGGACAATAAGATCCGCATGATTACCGATGGCTTGCGCGGAATGGTCAGTGTCCCGGACGACTATCGTCGGgagcggcaggatcgcatccTCAAGTACATTGAGAACAGTCTGAACACCCACAATGGCTACTCGTTCGCCTACTACATCTGCGAGCTGCTGAACTTTGTGAACGTGATCGTCAACATTTTCATGGTGGATAAATTTCTGGGCGGTGCTTTCATGTCCTACGGCACGGATGTGGTCAAGTTCTCGAACATGGATCAGGACAAGCGCTTCGATCCGATGATTGAGATATTCCCGAGGCTCACCAAGTGCACATTCCGTAAATTTGGTCCCAGCGGTTCCCTACAGAAGCACGACACGCTCTGTGTACTGGCCCTGAATATTCTCAACGAGAAGATCTACATATTTTTGTG GTTCTGGTTCATTATTTTGGCCACCATTTCGGGTGTGGCTGTGCTCTATTCATTGATGGTGATCATGATGCCCACCACCCGAGAGACGATCATCAAGCGTTCGTATCGCTCCGGTCAGCGCAAGGAAATCGCTTGTCTTGTCCGGCGCTTAGAG ATTGGTGACTTCTTGATCTTGCACTTCCTTAGCCAGAATCTCAGCACGCGATCCTATTACGATATGCTGCAGCAGTTGTGCAGTCGTCTTGGTACTTCGCGCACCCCATCGGCCCCATCGACACTGGAAATGAACCCCATCAGCCATCCCATCTATCCGCCAGTACAGAACTTTGCCGGCGGCAAGGAGACGGAGACATAA